A genomic stretch from Deltaproteobacteria bacterium includes:
- a CDS encoding CCA tRNA nucleotidyltransferase — protein MPRAPSSARWWPRNWSRTSASTTTSRRGYSRSRWRSTAASRRDIVPGVSSKEQLARQITARLRAAGYSAYLAGGCVRDRLLGQEPKDFDVATDAPAARVQQLFERTVPVGVQFGVVLVMLEGQAFEVATFRADAVYLDGRRPASVRFSSAGEDAARRDFTINGMFLDPATDQIIDFVGGQEDLRAGVIRAIGDPAARIYEDRLRMLRAVRLAARLGFTIAPATFDAIRAAAPHLTDIAWERIGEEIVRILRQGNARRGFELLDATGLLPVVLPEVAALKGVSQSPDYHPEGDVFAHTLLLLAEFERPSETLALAALLHDIGKPRCAQSGDKRITFYGHCEVGAEMALATCQRLRRSREVWERVAWLVRHHLRILHAREMRLSTLKRLLAQEGIEELLELARLDALASNQDLRCYDFCRAKQRELAAEIKPPPLIRGRDLLDLGFEPGPRFREILDAVEEAQLEGRLATHAEACDWVRRHYLAGAPACRQDPE, from the coding sequence ATGCCGAGGGCACCATCATCGGCGCGATGGTGGCCGAGGAATTGGTCGAGGACGTCCGCTTCAACAACCACTTCCCGACGCGGCTATTCGAGAAGCCGCTGGCGGTCGACGGCGGCCAGCCGACGTGACATCGTACCCGGCGTGAGCAGCAAGGAGCAACTCGCCCGCCAAATCACCGCGCGATTGCGCGCGGCCGGCTATAGTGCGTATCTCGCCGGTGGCTGCGTCCGTGATCGGCTGCTCGGTCAGGAGCCGAAGGACTTCGACGTCGCCACTGACGCTCCGGCCGCGCGCGTGCAGCAGCTGTTCGAGCGTACGGTGCCGGTCGGCGTCCAGTTCGGCGTCGTGCTGGTGATGCTGGAGGGGCAGGCGTTTGAAGTGGCCACCTTTCGCGCCGACGCCGTCTACCTCGACGGCCGCCGACCGGCGAGTGTGCGCTTCAGCTCGGCGGGAGAAGACGCCGCGCGGCGCGACTTCACCATCAACGGCATGTTTCTCGATCCGGCAACCGACCAGATCATCGACTTCGTCGGCGGGCAAGAGGATCTGCGGGCCGGCGTAATTCGCGCCATCGGCGACCCCGCCGCGCGCATCTACGAAGACCGGCTGCGCATGCTGCGGGCGGTGCGCCTGGCCGCTCGGCTCGGCTTCACCATCGCGCCGGCGACTTTTGACGCCATCCGCGCCGCCGCGCCGCATCTTACCGACATCGCCTGGGAGCGCATCGGCGAAGAGATCGTGCGCATCCTGCGCCAGGGCAACGCCCGCCGCGGCTTCGAGCTGCTCGATGCCACGGGCTTGTTGCCGGTAGTGCTGCCGGAGGTGGCGGCGCTCAAGGGCGTGTCACAATCGCCCGACTACCACCCGGAGGGCGACGTCTTCGCCCACACGCTCTTGCTCCTCGCCGAGTTCGAGCGGCCGAGCGAAACCCTGGCGCTGGCCGCCTTGCTACACGACATCGGCAAGCCGCGCTGCGCCCAATCGGGCGACAAGCGCATCACGTTCTACGGCCACTGCGAGGTGGGCGCCGAGATGGCCTTGGCCACCTGCCAGCGCCTGCGCCGCAGCCGTGAGGTCTGGGAGCGCGTGGCGTGGCTGGTGCGCCATCACCTGCGCATCTTGCACGCTCGCGAGATGCGGCTGAGTACGCTCAAACGGCTGCTGGCGCAGGAGGGGATAGAGGAGTTGCTGGAGCTGGCGCGTCTGGATGCACTGGCCTCGAACCAGGACCTGCGCTGCTACGACTTCTGCCGCGCCAAGCAGCGCGAGCTGGCCGCCGAGATCAAGCCCCCGCCGCTGATTCGGGGCCGCGACCTGCTCGATCTCGGGTTCGAGCCCGGCCCGCGCTTTCGCGAGATCCTCGACGCGGTCGAAGAAGCGCAGCTCGAGGGACGGCTCGCTACCCACGCTGAGGCTTGTGACTGGGTACGCCGCCACTATCTGGCGGGAGCGCCGGCTTGCAGACAAGATCCCGAGTAA